In Ostrinia nubilalis chromosome 10, ilOstNubi1.1, whole genome shotgun sequence, a single genomic region encodes these proteins:
- the LOC135075745 gene encoding larval cuticle protein LCP-14-like: MKFFIVASCLVACAFAASVEDQNAETLRSSSDSSPDGSFSYTFETSNGISGQAEGHVKPSVGKDEPAIEVSGSSQYISPEGEKISLTYVANENGYQPQGDHLPTPPPAEPIPEYIQKALKYIEEHPYVEKNQ, encoded by the exons ATG AAATTCTTCATTGTTGCATCCTGCTTGGTGGCGTGCGCGTTCGCCGCGTCGGTGGAAGACCAGAACGCTGAGACCCTTCGCAGCAGCTCCGACAGCAGCCCCGATGGCTCCTTCTCCTACACATTCGAGACCAGCAACGGCATTTCGGGCCAGGCTGAGGGCCACGTCAAGCCTTCGGTAGGCAAG GATGAGCCAGCTATCGAGGTGAGCGGATCGAGCCAGTACATCTCTCCCGAGGGAGAGAAGATCTCTCTGACCTACGTCGCCAACGAAAACGGCTACCAACCTCAG ggtGACCATCTGCCCACTCCCCCACCAGCTGAACCCATTCCCGAATACATCCAGAAAGCCCTGAAATACATCGAAGAGCACCCTTACGTCGAGAAGAATCAATAA
- the LOC135075744 gene encoding larval cuticle protein LCP-17-like yields MKFLIVLAIVAAASADVSHVGSNEFNAAVVKSNYEIQPEGSFQYAYETSNGIYGQASGVVKNPNSDEPSLEVNGAYKYTGDDGAPYEITYVANEYGYQPQGNHLPVAPPVPEAIARSIAYNAAHAVQGAAHGAAHVVTAPARAAASLLG; encoded by the exons ATG AAATTCCTTATCGTTCTCGCCATCGTGGCTGCGGCCAGCGCTGACGTATCTCACGTCGGCAGTAACGAGTTCAACGCCGCCGTCGTCAAGTCAAACTACGAAATTCAGCCTGAAGGCAGCTTCCAGTATGCGTACGAAACCTCCAACGGCATCTACGGCCAAGCTTCCGGTGTTGTCAAGAACCCTAACTcc GACGAGCCCTCTCTCGAAGTTAACGGTGCTTACAAATACACCGGCGATGACGGCGCCCCCTACGAGATCACCTATGTTGCCAACGAGTACGGTTACCAACCCCAG GGAAACCATCTGCCCGTCGCCCCCCCCGTGCCTGAAGCCATCGCTCGCAGCATCGCCTACAACGCCGCCCACGCCGTCCAGGGCGCCGCCCATGGCGCCGCGCACGTCGTGACTGCCCCCGCCAGAGCCGCCGCATCTCTCCTTGGCTAA
- the LOC135075732 gene encoding uncharacterized protein LOC135075732 isoform X2 → MTSSLLWSGELAASRRAKEVKTVTYGLKSSSYLATRCLQELADRFGSNMPLAAEVIRTAMYVDDALFGAQTIDEALEVRDQFIDLLGRANLQLHKWAANDDQLLAGIPADKQHFEEHELGNEDLSMKALGVSFNVRDDVFKVSCPIKRVQSWNKRSILSVIGSFFDPLGLAGPIIVRAKEFLQKVWKENLEWDSPIPMSLLKAWLTFYEQLEQVPTISVQRNININNAQVIQLLGYCDASSVAYGCCIYIRVIQGSKVTTTLLCSKSRIAPVKNALTIPKLELNGAVLLAKLYCKVKAIYAKINFNAVHLFSDSQVVLCWLKSSRNNIPAYVKNRINLINSSTTECKWFHIDGASNPADCLSRGCNPQDLPSNTLWWHGPPQLDSLEYEPSPSLASCNHLLCERGPAESEQAACLVVTQEPQLFEKYSSWFTMQRIVAWILRFKFNCLNKHNKIKGNLTVKELLNAQYRIISITQGLYFPSEISKIKNNLPIKSNLKALAPFIDGNGIMRVGGRLQNAPVPYTQKHPIILPNKCHVTNSIIQNEHCVLMHAGITLVLSSLKLKYWIISAGREVKKIINKCLKCYRFKAQAASQFMGSLPSDRVTESHPFDKVGIDFCGPFQVKQSGMRRAVVTKGYTLVIVCFATKAVHLELVSDMTTQTFLAALKRFIGRRGIPAIINCDNAQTFKGADNVLHDLYKLVNSKKHQSQVSVAAVEKGITFRYIPSYSPNHGGLWEAAVKSFKFHFKRVVGENKFTYEELTTILSEIEGILNSRPLTPLSSDPADLTALTPGHFLTGRPLICIPEPDLTDIPLNRLRFWRRCTQVKQHFWKAWYSQYLSQLNVRNKWSKQLPDVEEGSLVLLKGDNVPPLQWPMARVTRVFRGSDGRVRVAELKTATGLTRRSINKMCILPIDY, encoded by the exons ATGACTTCTTCGCTTTTGTGGAGCGGAGAGCTAGCAGCTTCGAGGAGAGCCAAAGAAGTGAAG ACAGTCACCTATGGACTCAAGAGCTCAAGCTACCTGGCCACCAGATGTCTCCAGGAGTTAGCAGACCGGTTTGGGAGCAATATGCCGCTTGCTGCTGAGGTCATCCGGACAGCCATGTACGTTGACGATGCTCTTTTTGGAGCACAGACCATCGATGAAGCTCTTGAGGTAAGAGATCAATTTATAGACCTGCTAGGACGTGCCAATCTGCAGCTGCATAAATGGGCTGCAAATGATGACCAATTACTGGCTGGCATACCAGCTGACAAGCAGCATTTCGAAGAGCATGAGCTCGGTAATGAGGACCTCTCAATGAAAGCTTTAGGGGTCTCATTCAATGTTAGAGATGATGTTTTTAAAGTGTCATGTCCTATAAAGCGGGTGCAGTCCTGGAATAAAAGGTCCATTTTGAGTGTCATAGGCTCTTTCTTTGACCCCTTAGGGCTCGCTGGGCCAATAATAGTTCGAGCAAAGGAATTTCTACAAAAAGTGTGGAAGGAGAATCTCGAGTGGGACTCGCCCATACCAATGTCATTGCTTAAGGCCTGGTTAACATTCTATGAACAGCTAGAACAAGTGCCTACAATTTCTGTACaaagaaacataaatataaataatgcgCAGGTAATACAATTGCTAGGATATTGTGACGCTTCTAGCGTCGCCTACGGCTGCTGCATATATATAAGGGTTATTCAAGGCAGCAAAGTAACCACAACACTTTTGTGTTCAAAGTCTAGAATTGCTCCAGTAAAAAACGCCTTGACTATACCTAAGCTAGAGTTAAATGGTGCAGTGTTGCTAGCCAAACTGTATTGCAAAGTCAAAGCAATCTATGCTAAAATTAACTTCAATGCTGTACATTTATTTTCTGACTCCCAAGTTGTTCTGTGTTGGTTGAAGTCTAGCAGAAATAATATACCGGCTTATGTCAAAAAcagaataaatttaataaattcaagtACTACAGAATGTAAATGGTTTCACATAGATGGAGCTTCCAATCCAGCTGATTGCTTGTCTCGAGGCTGCAATCCCCAAGACCTGCCATCGAACACCTTATGGTGGCATGGGCCTCCTCAACTTGACTCACTGGAGTATGAGCCTTCACCATCATTGGCTTCATGCAACCACTTACTTTGCGAGAGGGGACCTGCCGAGAGCGAGCAAGCAGCTTGTTTGGTTGTGACACAAGAACCACAATTGTTTGAAAAATATTCTTCATGGTTCACTATGCAAAGAATTGTAGCTTGGATATTAAGGTTTAAAttcaattgtttaaataaacataataaaattaaaggaaaTTTGACTGTAAAAGAATTGTTAAATGCTCAATACAGGATAATTTCTATAACGCAAGGCTTGTATTTTCCTTcggaaatatcaaaaataaaaaataatttgccaataaaatctaatttaaaaGCCTTGGCTCCATTCATAGATGGAAATGGCATAATGAGGGTTGGTGGCCGGTTGCAAAACGCCCCAGTGCCATACACGCAAAAGCATCCGATTATTTTGCCCAATAAGTGTCATGTCACGAATTCAATTATTCAAAATGAACACTGTGTATTAATGCATGCTGGTATCACCCTCGTATTAAGTAGTCTGAAACTTAAGTATTGGATCATTAGCGCCGGTCGCGaagtaaagaaaattattaacaAGTGCTTAAAATGTTACAGGTTTAAGGCTCAAGCAGCCAGCCAGTTTATGGGATCCCTGCCCTCCGATCGCGTCACCGAGAGCCACCCGTTCGACAAAGTTGGAATCGACTTCTGTGGTCCGTTTCAAGTAAAACAATCGGGCATGCGGAGGGCCGTTGTCACCAAAGGCTACACACTGGTAATTGTTTGCTTCGCCACTAAGGCTGTCCACCTTGAGCTAGTTTCAGACATGACAACTCAAACATTCTTAGCAGCCTTAAAAAGATTCATTGGCAGACGCGGTATTCCCGCCATTATTAATTGCGATAATGCACAAACGTTTAAAGGAGCCGACAACGTGCTCCACGACTTGTATAAATTAGTCAATTCCAAAAAGCATCAATCTCAAGTGAGTGTGGCTGCTGTAGAGAAAGGAATAACCTTTCGCTACATCCCCTCCTACTCCCCCAACCACGGAGGCCTCTGGGAGGCCGCCGTTAAGAGTTTTAAGTTCCATTTCAAAAGAGTGGTGGGGGAGAATAAATTCACGTACGAAGAATTGACCACTATTTTATCCGAAATAGAGGGTATCCTGAATTCCAGGCCCCTCACGCCGCTTTCAAGCGACCCTGCAGACCTAACAGCCCTAACCCCAGGACACTTCCTGACTGGTCGTCCACTCATATGTATCCCTGAGCCGGATCTAACCGATATCCCTCTAAATAGACTAAGATTCTGGAGGCGCTGTACTCAGGTCAAGCAACATTTTTGGAAAGCCTGGTACAGCCAATATTTATCGCAGCTAAATGTTAGAAACAAGTGGAGCAAACAGTTACCAGATGTGGAAGAAGGCAGTTTAGTTTTACTAAAAGGAGACAACGTTCCCCCGCTGCAGTGGCCCATGGCGCGAGTGACGCGGGTGTTTCGGGGAAGCGATGGGAGGGTAAGGGTCGCGGAGCTCAAAACCGCTACTGGTCTAACCCGTAggtctattaataaaatgtgtaTCCTTCCCATAGATTATTAA
- the LOC135075732 gene encoding uncharacterized protein LOC135075732 isoform X1, whose amino-acid sequence MHSNSNVSTILLPTIKAKVLCRDGKSHKVVRGLVDSGSQVSFMTADLAKALQLPLIDSNLNITALGKQNKTTSKAVNAKFVSLQNNYKCQVNCSIVDQITTKLPQQQTVTYGLKSSSYLATRCLQELADRFGSNMPLAAEVIRTAMYVDDALFGAQTIDEALEVRDQFIDLLGRANLQLHKWAANDDQLLAGIPADKQHFEEHELGNEDLSMKALGVSFNVRDDVFKVSCPIKRVQSWNKRSILSVIGSFFDPLGLAGPIIVRAKEFLQKVWKENLEWDSPIPMSLLKAWLTFYEQLEQVPTISVQRNININNAQVIQLLGYCDASSVAYGCCIYIRVIQGSKVTTTLLCSKSRIAPVKNALTIPKLELNGAVLLAKLYCKVKAIYAKINFNAVHLFSDSQVVLCWLKSSRNNIPAYVKNRINLINSSTTECKWFHIDGASNPADCLSRGCNPQDLPSNTLWWHGPPQLDSLEYEPSPSLASCNHLLCERGPAESEQAACLVVTQEPQLFEKYSSWFTMQRIVAWILRFKFNCLNKHNKIKGNLTVKELLNAQYRIISITQGLYFPSEISKIKNNLPIKSNLKALAPFIDGNGIMRVGGRLQNAPVPYTQKHPIILPNKCHVTNSIIQNEHCVLMHAGITLVLSSLKLKYWIISAGREVKKIINKCLKCYRFKAQAASQFMGSLPSDRVTESHPFDKVGIDFCGPFQVKQSGMRRAVVTKGYTLVIVCFATKAVHLELVSDMTTQTFLAALKRFIGRRGIPAIINCDNAQTFKGADNVLHDLYKLVNSKKHQSQVSVAAVEKGITFRYIPSYSPNHGGLWEAAVKSFKFHFKRVVGENKFTYEELTTILSEIEGILNSRPLTPLSSDPADLTALTPGHFLTGRPLICIPEPDLTDIPLNRLRFWRRCTQVKQHFWKAWYSQYLSQLNVRNKWSKQLPDVEEGSLVLLKGDNVPPLQWPMARVTRVFRGSDGRVRVAELKTATGLTRRSINKMCILPIDY is encoded by the exons ATGCACAGTAATTCTAATGTTAGCACAATATTGCTGCCCACCATCAAGGCCAAAGTGCTCTGCCGGGATGGCAAATCGCACAAAGTAGTCCGAGGACTAGTTGACAGTGGCAGCCAAGTGTCATTTATGACAGCTGACTTAGCAAAAGCATTGCAATTACCGCTAATTGATAGCAATTTAAATATCACAGCCTTggggaaacaaaacaaaacaacctCAAAAGCTGTCAATGCTAAATTTGTGtcacttcaaaataattataagtgccaagttAATTGTTCCATAGTGGACCAAATTACAACCAAGCTGCCACAGCAACAA ACAGTCACCTATGGACTCAAGAGCTCAAGCTACCTGGCCACCAGATGTCTCCAGGAGTTAGCAGACCGGTTTGGGAGCAATATGCCGCTTGCTGCTGAGGTCATCCGGACAGCCATGTACGTTGACGATGCTCTTTTTGGAGCACAGACCATCGATGAAGCTCTTGAGGTAAGAGATCAATTTATAGACCTGCTAGGACGTGCCAATCTGCAGCTGCATAAATGGGCTGCAAATGATGACCAATTACTGGCTGGCATACCAGCTGACAAGCAGCATTTCGAAGAGCATGAGCTCGGTAATGAGGACCTCTCAATGAAAGCTTTAGGGGTCTCATTCAATGTTAGAGATGATGTTTTTAAAGTGTCATGTCCTATAAAGCGGGTGCAGTCCTGGAATAAAAGGTCCATTTTGAGTGTCATAGGCTCTTTCTTTGACCCCTTAGGGCTCGCTGGGCCAATAATAGTTCGAGCAAAGGAATTTCTACAAAAAGTGTGGAAGGAGAATCTCGAGTGGGACTCGCCCATACCAATGTCATTGCTTAAGGCCTGGTTAACATTCTATGAACAGCTAGAACAAGTGCCTACAATTTCTGTACaaagaaacataaatataaataatgcgCAGGTAATACAATTGCTAGGATATTGTGACGCTTCTAGCGTCGCCTACGGCTGCTGCATATATATAAGGGTTATTCAAGGCAGCAAAGTAACCACAACACTTTTGTGTTCAAAGTCTAGAATTGCTCCAGTAAAAAACGCCTTGACTATACCTAAGCTAGAGTTAAATGGTGCAGTGTTGCTAGCCAAACTGTATTGCAAAGTCAAAGCAATCTATGCTAAAATTAACTTCAATGCTGTACATTTATTTTCTGACTCCCAAGTTGTTCTGTGTTGGTTGAAGTCTAGCAGAAATAATATACCGGCTTATGTCAAAAAcagaataaatttaataaattcaagtACTACAGAATGTAAATGGTTTCACATAGATGGAGCTTCCAATCCAGCTGATTGCTTGTCTCGAGGCTGCAATCCCCAAGACCTGCCATCGAACACCTTATGGTGGCATGGGCCTCCTCAACTTGACTCACTGGAGTATGAGCCTTCACCATCATTGGCTTCATGCAACCACTTACTTTGCGAGAGGGGACCTGCCGAGAGCGAGCAAGCAGCTTGTTTGGTTGTGACACAAGAACCACAATTGTTTGAAAAATATTCTTCATGGTTCACTATGCAAAGAATTGTAGCTTGGATATTAAGGTTTAAAttcaattgtttaaataaacataataaaattaaaggaaaTTTGACTGTAAAAGAATTGTTAAATGCTCAATACAGGATAATTTCTATAACGCAAGGCTTGTATTTTCCTTcggaaatatcaaaaataaaaaataatttgccaataaaatctaatttaaaaGCCTTGGCTCCATTCATAGATGGAAATGGCATAATGAGGGTTGGTGGCCGGTTGCAAAACGCCCCAGTGCCATACACGCAAAAGCATCCGATTATTTTGCCCAATAAGTGTCATGTCACGAATTCAATTATTCAAAATGAACACTGTGTATTAATGCATGCTGGTATCACCCTCGTATTAAGTAGTCTGAAACTTAAGTATTGGATCATTAGCGCCGGTCGCGaagtaaagaaaattattaacaAGTGCTTAAAATGTTACAGGTTTAAGGCTCAAGCAGCCAGCCAGTTTATGGGATCCCTGCCCTCCGATCGCGTCACCGAGAGCCACCCGTTCGACAAAGTTGGAATCGACTTCTGTGGTCCGTTTCAAGTAAAACAATCGGGCATGCGGAGGGCCGTTGTCACCAAAGGCTACACACTGGTAATTGTTTGCTTCGCCACTAAGGCTGTCCACCTTGAGCTAGTTTCAGACATGACAACTCAAACATTCTTAGCAGCCTTAAAAAGATTCATTGGCAGACGCGGTATTCCCGCCATTATTAATTGCGATAATGCACAAACGTTTAAAGGAGCCGACAACGTGCTCCACGACTTGTATAAATTAGTCAATTCCAAAAAGCATCAATCTCAAGTGAGTGTGGCTGCTGTAGAGAAAGGAATAACCTTTCGCTACATCCCCTCCTACTCCCCCAACCACGGAGGCCTCTGGGAGGCCGCCGTTAAGAGTTTTAAGTTCCATTTCAAAAGAGTGGTGGGGGAGAATAAATTCACGTACGAAGAATTGACCACTATTTTATCCGAAATAGAGGGTATCCTGAATTCCAGGCCCCTCACGCCGCTTTCAAGCGACCCTGCAGACCTAACAGCCCTAACCCCAGGACACTTCCTGACTGGTCGTCCACTCATATGTATCCCTGAGCCGGATCTAACCGATATCCCTCTAAATAGACTAAGATTCTGGAGGCGCTGTACTCAGGTCAAGCAACATTTTTGGAAAGCCTGGTACAGCCAATATTTATCGCAGCTAAATGTTAGAAACAAGTGGAGCAAACAGTTACCAGATGTGGAAGAAGGCAGTTTAGTTTTACTAAAAGGAGACAACGTTCCCCCGCTGCAGTGGCCCATGGCGCGAGTGACGCGGGTGTTTCGGGGAAGCGATGGGAGGGTAAGGGTCGCGGAGCTCAAAACCGCTACTGGTCTAACCCGTAggtctattaataaaatgtgtaTCCTTCCCATAGATTATTAA
- the LOC135075732 gene encoding uncharacterized protein LOC135075732 isoform X3, translating to MPLAAEVIRTAMYVDDALFGAQTIDEALEVRDQFIDLLGRANLQLHKWAANDDQLLAGIPADKQHFEEHELGNEDLSMKALGVSFNVRDDVFKVSCPIKRVQSWNKRSILSVIGSFFDPLGLAGPIIVRAKEFLQKVWKENLEWDSPIPMSLLKAWLTFYEQLEQVPTISVQRNININNAQVIQLLGYCDASSVAYGCCIYIRVIQGSKVTTTLLCSKSRIAPVKNALTIPKLELNGAVLLAKLYCKVKAIYAKINFNAVHLFSDSQVVLCWLKSSRNNIPAYVKNRINLINSSTTECKWFHIDGASNPADCLSRGCNPQDLPSNTLWWHGPPQLDSLEYEPSPSLASCNHLLCERGPAESEQAACLVVTQEPQLFEKYSSWFTMQRIVAWILRFKFNCLNKHNKIKGNLTVKELLNAQYRIISITQGLYFPSEISKIKNNLPIKSNLKALAPFIDGNGIMRVGGRLQNAPVPYTQKHPIILPNKCHVTNSIIQNEHCVLMHAGITLVLSSLKLKYWIISAGREVKKIINKCLKCYRFKAQAASQFMGSLPSDRVTESHPFDKVGIDFCGPFQVKQSGMRRAVVTKGYTLVIVCFATKAVHLELVSDMTTQTFLAALKRFIGRRGIPAIINCDNAQTFKGADNVLHDLYKLVNSKKHQSQVSVAAVEKGITFRYIPSYSPNHGGLWEAAVKSFKFHFKRVVGENKFTYEELTTILSEIEGILNSRPLTPLSSDPADLTALTPGHFLTGRPLICIPEPDLTDIPLNRLRFWRRCTQVKQHFWKAWYSQYLSQLNVRNKWSKQLPDVEEGSLVLLKGDNVPPLQWPMARVTRVFRGSDGRVRVAELKTATGLTRRSINKMCILPIDY from the coding sequence ATGCCGCTTGCTGCTGAGGTCATCCGGACAGCCATGTACGTTGACGATGCTCTTTTTGGAGCACAGACCATCGATGAAGCTCTTGAGGTAAGAGATCAATTTATAGACCTGCTAGGACGTGCCAATCTGCAGCTGCATAAATGGGCTGCAAATGATGACCAATTACTGGCTGGCATACCAGCTGACAAGCAGCATTTCGAAGAGCATGAGCTCGGTAATGAGGACCTCTCAATGAAAGCTTTAGGGGTCTCATTCAATGTTAGAGATGATGTTTTTAAAGTGTCATGTCCTATAAAGCGGGTGCAGTCCTGGAATAAAAGGTCCATTTTGAGTGTCATAGGCTCTTTCTTTGACCCCTTAGGGCTCGCTGGGCCAATAATAGTTCGAGCAAAGGAATTTCTACAAAAAGTGTGGAAGGAGAATCTCGAGTGGGACTCGCCCATACCAATGTCATTGCTTAAGGCCTGGTTAACATTCTATGAACAGCTAGAACAAGTGCCTACAATTTCTGTACaaagaaacataaatataaataatgcgCAGGTAATACAATTGCTAGGATATTGTGACGCTTCTAGCGTCGCCTACGGCTGCTGCATATATATAAGGGTTATTCAAGGCAGCAAAGTAACCACAACACTTTTGTGTTCAAAGTCTAGAATTGCTCCAGTAAAAAACGCCTTGACTATACCTAAGCTAGAGTTAAATGGTGCAGTGTTGCTAGCCAAACTGTATTGCAAAGTCAAAGCAATCTATGCTAAAATTAACTTCAATGCTGTACATTTATTTTCTGACTCCCAAGTTGTTCTGTGTTGGTTGAAGTCTAGCAGAAATAATATACCGGCTTATGTCAAAAAcagaataaatttaataaattcaagtACTACAGAATGTAAATGGTTTCACATAGATGGAGCTTCCAATCCAGCTGATTGCTTGTCTCGAGGCTGCAATCCCCAAGACCTGCCATCGAACACCTTATGGTGGCATGGGCCTCCTCAACTTGACTCACTGGAGTATGAGCCTTCACCATCATTGGCTTCATGCAACCACTTACTTTGCGAGAGGGGACCTGCCGAGAGCGAGCAAGCAGCTTGTTTGGTTGTGACACAAGAACCACAATTGTTTGAAAAATATTCTTCATGGTTCACTATGCAAAGAATTGTAGCTTGGATATTAAGGTTTAAAttcaattgtttaaataaacataataaaattaaaggaaaTTTGACTGTAAAAGAATTGTTAAATGCTCAATACAGGATAATTTCTATAACGCAAGGCTTGTATTTTCCTTcggaaatatcaaaaataaaaaataatttgccaataaaatctaatttaaaaGCCTTGGCTCCATTCATAGATGGAAATGGCATAATGAGGGTTGGTGGCCGGTTGCAAAACGCCCCAGTGCCATACACGCAAAAGCATCCGATTATTTTGCCCAATAAGTGTCATGTCACGAATTCAATTATTCAAAATGAACACTGTGTATTAATGCATGCTGGTATCACCCTCGTATTAAGTAGTCTGAAACTTAAGTATTGGATCATTAGCGCCGGTCGCGaagtaaagaaaattattaacaAGTGCTTAAAATGTTACAGGTTTAAGGCTCAAGCAGCCAGCCAGTTTATGGGATCCCTGCCCTCCGATCGCGTCACCGAGAGCCACCCGTTCGACAAAGTTGGAATCGACTTCTGTGGTCCGTTTCAAGTAAAACAATCGGGCATGCGGAGGGCCGTTGTCACCAAAGGCTACACACTGGTAATTGTTTGCTTCGCCACTAAGGCTGTCCACCTTGAGCTAGTTTCAGACATGACAACTCAAACATTCTTAGCAGCCTTAAAAAGATTCATTGGCAGACGCGGTATTCCCGCCATTATTAATTGCGATAATGCACAAACGTTTAAAGGAGCCGACAACGTGCTCCACGACTTGTATAAATTAGTCAATTCCAAAAAGCATCAATCTCAAGTGAGTGTGGCTGCTGTAGAGAAAGGAATAACCTTTCGCTACATCCCCTCCTACTCCCCCAACCACGGAGGCCTCTGGGAGGCCGCCGTTAAGAGTTTTAAGTTCCATTTCAAAAGAGTGGTGGGGGAGAATAAATTCACGTACGAAGAATTGACCACTATTTTATCCGAAATAGAGGGTATCCTGAATTCCAGGCCCCTCACGCCGCTTTCAAGCGACCCTGCAGACCTAACAGCCCTAACCCCAGGACACTTCCTGACTGGTCGTCCACTCATATGTATCCCTGAGCCGGATCTAACCGATATCCCTCTAAATAGACTAAGATTCTGGAGGCGCTGTACTCAGGTCAAGCAACATTTTTGGAAAGCCTGGTACAGCCAATATTTATCGCAGCTAAATGTTAGAAACAAGTGGAGCAAACAGTTACCAGATGTGGAAGAAGGCAGTTTAGTTTTACTAAAAGGAGACAACGTTCCCCCGCTGCAGTGGCCCATGGCGCGAGTGACGCGGGTGTTTCGGGGAAGCGATGGGAGGGTAAGGGTCGCGGAGCTCAAAACCGCTACTGGTCTAACCCGTAggtctattaataaaatgtgtaTCCTTCCCATAGATTATTAA
- the LOC135075732 gene encoding uncharacterized protein LOC135075732 isoform X4, whose amino-acid sequence MHSNSNVSTILLPTIKAKVLCRDGKSHKVVRGLVDSGSQVSFMTADLAKALQLPLIDSNLNITALGKQNKTTSKAVNAKFVSLQNNYKCQVNCSIVDQITTKLPQQQVSWQNIQLPDSVVLADSDFDTPGDISFLLSADIFFQILLPRKIKLQNSNLYLIDTQFGSILSGEVNNSEFCASSHHVTLHAICDNNVDHLLQKFWETEMVPETKMEVTAKQDACEAEFKSSVQLTSEFQVSLPLKVPVDQLDLGNTFPIASKTLNAIEKRLAKDDQLNRNYNDFMNQYIEMGHAKVIPLCQSNLKNAYFMQHLPVIRNDKKTNKVRVVFNGNTKASSQHQSLNDVLLNGPKVQKDLFDILILFRSFKYVMLTDIRHMYRAIKIDPSFRHLQNILWKDENNQRIILQLQTVTYGLKSSSYLATRCLQELADRFGSNMPLAAEVIRTAMYVDDALFGAQTIDEALEV is encoded by the exons ATGCACAGTAATTCTAATGTTAGCACAATATTGCTGCCCACCATCAAGGCCAAAGTGCTCTGCCGGGATGGCAAATCGCACAAAGTAGTCCGAGGACTAGTTGACAGTGGCAGCCAAGTGTCATTTATGACAGCTGACTTAGCAAAAGCATTGCAATTACCGCTAATTGATAGCAATTTAAATATCACAGCCTTggggaaacaaaacaaaacaacctCAAAAGCTGTCAATGCTAAATTTGTGtcacttcaaaataattataagtgccaagttAATTGTTCCATAGTGGACCAAATTACAACCAAGCTGCCACAGCAACAAGTAAGCTGGCAAAATATACAGCTGCCAGACTCTGTGGTGCTTGCAGATAGTGACTTTGACACTCCGGGAGACATTTCATTTCTGCTGTCAGCGGACATATTCTTCCAAATATTGCTGCCTCGCAAAATCAAGCTGCAAAATAGTAATTTGTATCTTATTGATACCCAGTTTGGTTCAATATTGTCAGGTGAAGTAAACAATAGTGAGTTTTGTGCATCCAGTCaccatgtcaccttgcatgctATATGTGACAACAATGTGGATCACCTCCTACAAAAGTTTTGGGAGACTGAAATGGTCCCTGAAACGAAAATGGAGGTTACAGCAAAGCAGGATGCCTGCGAAGCCGAGTTTAAAAGCTCGGTACAGCTCACCAGCGAGTTTCAGGTGTCCCTCCCGCTCAAAGTCCCCGTAGATCAGCTAGACCTAGGAAATACATTTCCTATagcatcaaaaacattaaatgcCATCGAAAAAAGGTTAGCCAAAGATGATCAATTAAATAGAAATTATAATGACTTCATGAATCAATACATAGAAATGGGTCATGCAAAGGTCATCCCACTGTGCCagtcaaatttaaaaaatgcataTTTCATGCAACACTTGCCAGTCATAAGGAACGATAAAAAGACCAATAAAGTAAGAGTTGTTTTTAATGGTAACACAAAAGCTAGTTCGCAGCATCAAAGTTTAAATGATGTTTTGCTAAATGGCCCTAAGGTTCAAAAAGATCTCTTTGACATTCTGATTTTATTCAGGTCATTCAAGTATGTAATGTTAACGGACATCAGGCATATGTACAGAGCTATAAAAATTGATCCATCATTTAGGCATCTACAAAATATATTATGGAAAGATGAAAATAATCAAAGAATTATTCTGCAATTACAGACAGTCACCTATGGACTCAAGAGCTCAAGCTACCTGGCCACCAGATGTCTCCAGGAGTTAGCAGACCGGTTTGGGAGCAATATGCCGCTTGCTGCTGAGGTCATCCGGACAGCCATGTACGTTGACGATGCTCTTTTTGGAGCACAGACCATCGATGAAGCTCTTGAG GTTTAA